From the Candidatus Bathyarchaeia archaeon genome, one window contains:
- a CDS encoding VWA domain-containing protein yields MTLSARTELSHSYSFDSKIDAIFKITLVAERRTEAKGFHHIIVLDTSKSMDGQKIELAKNGAQEYVKSIPSGNVVSVVLFSSTVQAYPETKLSEVLPKIRASGLTALYAALQSAFEIAQKSRLPGWIVLLTDGEPTDVTKPEQYSKLKMPTGFQMIEFGIGADYNQSILKALADASGGMLHNITDAQKLKLPSLMQESAVNEVGARNITVDFGTPDVKILNYKGPPVAINAIETVAKIWGRVQIPAGFNGRLLNIQISYSDSIDDKKKNIGAPVEVKLAKNDEQFSEGINNNLVSEFTYYQGLEEYYQHLAAGQLKEATKTMNQLSANAEQTRRTDLIEATKRLSDQHEQTLRLGGSTESTNRLLKEAASETTKRTRGK; encoded by the coding sequence ATGACACTGTCGGCAAGAACGGAACTCAGCCACTCATACTCGTTCGACTCCAAGATTGATGCAATATTCAAGATTACACTGGTTGCCGAGAGACGGACAGAAGCGAAGGGATTCCACCACATAATAGTACTCGACACCAGCAAATCGATGGACGGCCAGAAAATCGAGCTGGCAAAGAACGGCGCACAGGAATACGTGAAGAGCATCCCCTCAGGAAACGTAGTTTCGGTCGTCCTTTTCTCCAGCACGGTCCAAGCATACCCTGAAACCAAACTCTCTGAGGTTCTTCCCAAGATTAGAGCGTCAGGATTGACTGCTCTGTACGCAGCGCTGCAATCAGCGTTCGAAATAGCACAAAAGAGCCGTCTCCCAGGATGGATTGTACTCCTCACGGACGGCGAACCCACTGACGTTACCAAACCCGAGCAATACTCGAAGCTGAAGATGCCGACCGGATTCCAGATGATCGAATTCGGAATCGGCGCAGACTACAACCAGTCAATACTGAAAGCTCTCGCAGACGCATCGGGCGGAATGCTCCACAACATCACGGACGCCCAGAAACTCAAGCTCCCCAGCCTCATGCAGGAGAGCGCAGTGAACGAAGTCGGTGCCAGAAACATTACCGTCGACTTTGGAACTCCCGATGTCAAGATTCTCAATTACAAAGGACCACCCGTTGCTATCAACGCGATAGAAACAGTTGCAAAGATCTGGGGCCGAGTCCAGATTCCCGCCGGGTTCAACGGACGACTCCTCAACATCCAAATCTCCTACTCTGACTCGATCGACGACAAAAAGAAAAATATCGGCGCCCCAGTTGAGGTCAAACTCGCGAAAAACGACGAACAGTTCTCAGAAGGCATCAACAACAACCTCGTCTCAGAATTCACATACTACCAAGGACTGGAGGAATACTACCAGCACCTTGCGGCTGGACAGCTGAAAGAAGCAACCAAGACGATGAACCAATTGTCCGCAAATGCGGAGCAAACAAGACGGACTGACCTTATCGAGGCGACAAAACGACTATCCGATCAACACGAACAAACTCTAAGGCTCGGAGGGAGCACCGAGAGCACCAACAGATTATTGAAAGAAGCTGCCAGTGAGACGACGAAGAGGACTAGGGGAAAGTAG
- a CDS encoding metallophosphoesterase: MGKPLLEPRDVNRVIFVGDTHTAIDVTQTVFDKFYGDADLVVFLGDYVDRGETGVENLGLIASKFLEDPGKVIMLRGNHESPLTNPYYGFLEEVTEKLGEASYDGFKEFFQAMPYAVVVNNYLCLHGGIATTLDTVSQIADLPFPDLNPDDPTAFQLLWNDPRDMIEGFIPSVRGDGAYYYGSDVTEKFLANNSLKGIIRGHEVVDGFREDLNGKVITIFSSKYHGGSAGVLVLDGDKMEQVRL; this comes from the coding sequence ATGGGAAAACCACTCCTTGAGCCCAGAGATGTAAACAGAGTCATCTTCGTCGGAGACACGCATACAGCAATCGATGTTACACAAACCGTATTCGACAAGTTCTACGGCGATGCTGACCTGGTCGTCTTCCTGGGCGACTATGTTGACAGGGGAGAGACCGGTGTCGAAAACCTGGGACTTATCGCCTCAAAGTTTCTCGAGGACCCGGGCAAGGTCATCATGTTGCGGGGAAATCATGAGAGTCCCTTGACGAACCCCTACTACGGCTTTCTTGAAGAGGTTACAGAGAAGTTAGGAGAGGCCAGCTATGATGGTTTCAAAGAGTTCTTCCAAGCCATGCCATACGCCGTAGTCGTGAACAACTATCTCTGTCTTCACGGTGGAATAGCCACAACTCTTGACACCGTGTCTCAGATCGCAGATCTACCATTCCCCGACCTGAACCCTGACGACCCTACTGCCTTCCAATTACTCTGGAACGACCCTAGGGACATGATAGAGGGCTTCATACCGAGCGTACGAGGGGATGGAGCATACTACTACGGAAGCGATGTGACGGAAAAATTTCTGGCTAACAACTCGTTGAAAGGAATCATTCGAGGTCATGAGGTCGTTGACGGATTCAGAGAGGACCTTAATGGCAAGGTTATCACGATATTTTCCAGCAAATACCATGGAGGGTCAGCAGGCGTATTGGTTCTCGATGGGGACAAGATGGAGCAGGTCAGACTATGA